The genomic region ATTCTTTCCCATTTTTAGGAATTCATGATTCAGGACAAGGGGTCCAAGGAATTCGAGAAACAATTAATTCTGTTACTCGTTTTAAAGGGTTAGTAATTAATTATTAACCTTTCTTTTAAAACATAATCTTATATTTAATTTTATGATATATTATACTTATAAGTAGGTGGAAGAAAAAATAGAAAATTAAATTGAGCAAGCTTTAAACGAACTAATGTTAACAATTAAAGCAATTAGTTTAGATGTTAGTGAATTACAAGAACGGGCAAGTTTAAAACTAGTTCTGTTTTTGATGATTATAATGCAATTGCTGAATAAATTACTAATATTGCAAAAAAATTAGTGAGTTAGAATATAAGTTTCATATTACTAAAATTTCCTTATATTTAATTTTCTTAGGGCGGTGTGTAAATACAAACGGCAAATTTATATCTTGCTAGATTAATAATAAAATATTTTTAATAAATTGCAACCATTTTTTCAAAAAAAAATAAATATTTGGAATTTCATCTTATTTTAAGTATTGTATACTGTAAAACTAAATCATAAAAAGTTAATAACATTATAACAAATTAAAAATAAAAAACAATAATCACAAAAATATTAAATTAAAAACAGTATTTTTAATATTTATTTTTAAAATTATAAAATTAAACACAACAAAAAATAAATTTTACTAATCTTAACAAACACTAATTTAATTTAAAAAAATTTTTTTAAAATATTGTCTTGATGTAAAATTTTCCAAGCAAGGTCTAATTGTGGTATTTAATATTTCTAAAATAGATGTTAATCTACTACAAATATTAATTAATGGCTCATCAACGCCTTATATCTCTATTTATTCTTTCTACTAATGCTTTCTGACGAGGTTTACCAGGATCACAAAAATAAACTCTTATTTTAAAGTCTTTTTCTATTGTTTTTCATCTATAAAATTATTTTCCTCTATCGGTTAAAATACAACTAAATTTACTAATACCAATTTGTTTAATCATTTTCATTAAAATTGTTAATACTAGACTGCACCCAAAAAAGTAAGTAAAGAAAAAAAGTCTTTGCTAAACTTTAAAGGAGGTGCATTTTTATATGGCAAGAAAAGGACAAAAATTTAATAAATATACAGCATATTTTCGAAAAATGATAGTACACGAGGTTAAAAATAATAGTATAAGTTTTATTGCAAAAAAATATCAAATTAATAAAAAAACTGTTGCTTCATGGTATGAAAATTTTAAGAAAGGAATTTTAAACACCAATAAAGGTCCAAAAGAATCATTTGAAAAAAGAGATTTAAACTATTACAAAGTTAGGTATGAATTACTAAAAAAGCTTCATGACTTTTACAATTAAATAAAAGAAAAATTGTATCTTTTATCAAAGAAAACATTAATAAATATCCACTAAATTTATTACTTGATATAACAGATTTAAAGCGTAGTTATTGAGATAAATATAAAAATTATTCAAGTAATGGTAAGGATAGCGAATCATTAAAAAATATTGTAAAAGTCTATGAAGAAAATTTAAAACAATTTGGTTATCGTCGAATTACCAAATATTTAAAAAAAGATTATGGCATTGTTTATAATGTTAAGAAAGTATTGCGAATTATGAAAGAAAATAATATTCAAGCTGAATATGTAAAGCGTATGCGTAGAAAAATATTAATAAAACAAAATAGAAATAAAAATATAATTAAATATCCTGATTTAGTAAATCGTAATTTTAATGATATTAAAGAAAGATTTTCAATTTTATTTACTGATGTAACTTATTTAATTTGAAATGGTAAAAAACATTATCAATCAACAATACTTGATGGATGATATACTAAAGAAATTATTGATGTAAAATGATCAAAATTTAATAATAACAAACTTGTACTTGATAATTTAAATGATGCAATTAATAAAATTAAAAAAATAAAAAAAGATTTAAATAAAATAATAATTCATTCAGATCACGGATATCAATATACATCTAAAGATTACAATAGTAAATGTTTAGATAACAAAATTATAATTTCAATGGGTAAAAATTATCATTGTGCAGACAACATTATTATTGAAAGTTTTCATTCATTACTTAAAAAAGGAACAATTAATAATAAAAATTATAAATCTCATAATGAATATATTAATGATGTTAAAAAATGAAATAAATGATATTCAAACCAAAAAGAAAAATATATAATAAATGAAAGTTTGTAAACCTTTTTATTAATACTTACTAAACAGGGTGCAGTCTAGTTTTTAGGCGCCATTACTGTTATTTTTTAAGTAAAGCCATTTATTGCAAAAAGATTGAATTAAAGCGAATGAAATGGTTAACACCGCGAAGCACCAGTATAACGTATCAGATTATGTCGGAATTATTTTATTAACTTTTTATGATTTAGTTTTACAGTATATAATTTACAGCTATAAGCGTTTTAATTGTCGCATTTGTTTTCAACTAGTTTTATTTTGGGCAAAATAGAACCCAAAATAATAACCAGAAACAATTAACGCAAATGTTATATAAACAGTCATTGTCTGAACGGTCATTGAAACTTTGCCATTTGTATAACTAGCTTTGGGATTAGTAAACTCCATAAAATCATAAGGAAAATAACCAGAGAATGACATATCTGGCATTGGCTTTCAACTATGTGTTGCTTTTAAAATACAACCTAGAATGGTAAATACTAAGAAATATCCTAAAATCGTTGATAAACTATATCCTCATCAACATAACATTGCTGTTTTATTATAAGTTAAATTATAATGCTTATAACAAGTAAAGTAATAAAGAACCCCTAACAATGGAATTAAAGAATGTTGTAAAAACATACTCATTCATTGGATTGGTAATCACTTTTTAAAATCGCCAGTAATCGGTAAGGAAATATTATAAAAGAATAAGGTAAAACAAATAACAACCATTGTTAATAATCCTACTTTACTATTATCATATTGTCCTTGTCCTTCTTTTAAGGTATTAAAAGCAGAATTAAGAAAAAATGAAGAAAAAATAAAGGTTGAATATGAAGTATATAATGTTAAATTCCGAAAAATAACCATGAAACTAACACTGATATCTGATCAACTTTGTAATTCTTCCAATCTTGTGTCATATTTCGAAACCCAACTCTTTGGAAAAACATCATGATGTTTACATCATAATATTAATGATAAACTAACATTAGTAAAAATAATAATTGAAATAATTGGTAAAATTCCAATAATTAATTTAAATCAAAATCGTCAGCTTTTAACTAAAAGTTTAACATTATTTTTCAAAATTCAATCTTTGTTGTTATTTTGTTGTAATATCGCATCGTTGTTTGTTATATTGCCCATTTTTAAGTCCTTCTTAATTGTATAATGTAAAACTAAATCATAAAAAGTTAATAAAATTATAACAAATTAAAAATAAAAAACAATAATCACAAAAAATATTAAATTAAAAATATTAAATTAAAAATATTATTTTTAATTTAATATTTTTTGTGATTATTGTTTTTTATTTTTAATTTGTTATAATTTTATTAACTTTTTATGATTTAGTTTTACATTATACAATTAATAATAATGTTTGAAAACCAGCAACACCAATTGTGGCGCATTTAATTCGATTCGGTTGTTTTGAAATATTAATAAAAGCAATTAAATCATCTAATTTTTTTTCATCATATGATTGTTCAAAAATCATTGCTAAATAATTATCAATAATTGCTAAACTTCCCATAATTGTTTTTCCTTCTAATTCTTCCGCCATAATATCCGTTGACGCTGTTGAAATGGCACAACCCACACCATCAAAACGAGCACTAATAATCTTATCTTTTTCAATCATTAATTCTAAATAAATGTCATCAATGCAAGACTCTGAAGCTTGATGAATCGAATAAACCGCTGGTTTTTTGGTTAAACCTTTATGTTGTGGCTCTGAATAATGGTCCATAATAATTTGTCGTAAAAACATTGGGTCATTTTTATTAAATTCCATTTAAACCAACCGTCCTAAAAAATCTTGTTCATCAATAAGGTCTGATACTAATAAATCAATATCTTCATAACTATTATAAATTGAAAAACTAACTCTAACGGTATTTTTTTCAGGAATAACTTCACCAATTAAACGGGCACAATGATCACCACTTCGAACCGTAATATTATTCCGACTCCCTAAATGCATTGCAACATCTTGGCAAAAAACATTTTTAATATTAAAAACTAAGGTTGCTGCCTTAGCATCGGCATTATAAATTATTGCTTTATCTTTTAACTTTTCATTAAACTGTTTAATCGCATATTGCTTCAATTGGTGGGTATATGTAATAATTTCTTGCAAAGTAACTGCATTAATAAAATCAATTGCTGCTCCAAAGCCAAAAATATCAGCAATATTAGCTGTTCCTGCTTCTAATCGTTCTGGTAATTTTTTTACACTATAATTTAAACCATCACTATCAATTCGGGCATTCATCCCTCCACCAACAATTAAAGGTTTTAATTCTAATAATAATTCTTCTTTTCCTCATAAAATTCCAATTCCCGTGGGCCCAAAAATTTTATGTGCCGAAAAAGTAATAAAATCAGCATCTCATTTTTGCACATCAGTTGGCATATGCATAACTCCTTGAGCACAATCAACAACAACAATTACCGCTGGATTAATCTTTCTAATCATTGCAATAATCGCTGTCGAGTCATTTTCATAGCCTAAAATATTTGGTACATTAGCAAAAGCAACAATTTTTGTTTTAGCAGTAATCATTGTTGCTAATTGTTCTAAATTAATTCTAAAATTTGTTTCTGGTAAAAATTTAACAACTGCTTTTTTTTCTTGCGCTAAACGATATCACGGTAAAATATTAGCCCCATGTTCTTGTTTGGTAATTAAAATTTCATCATCCTTCATAATCTTTGAGCTTAAACCATAAGCAATTTGATTTAAACCATATGTTGCTCCGGGTGTAAAAATAACTTCGGTTACTTTTTTAGCATTAATAAACTGTTTAATTTTCTTACGAACAATATCATATTGAACATTTGTTTTATAGCCTAAAATACTATCAATATTATGGGGATTAGTTCCATAATTTGCATAGTACTCACCAATCGCATCAATAACGACTTGGGGTTTTAAACTAGTTGCGGCACTATCAAGATAAATTTGCTCAGCATTATTTTTAAAAAAAGGAAATTGCTTTTTAATTTTTTTATAATCAATCATCGTTATTCTCCAATCTCTTTATCAATTTCATTAATAATATTTTTTTGTAATTCTTCGTTTTCAATTGCATCAATTACATTTTTAAAATAACCCATACAAATTAATTTTCGGGCCTGCGTTATTGTTAATCCTCTTGTTTGTAAATAAAAAAATTGTTCTGGGTCAAGCATTCCGACCGCATTAGCATGACTCGCCTTAATATCATTTTCATCAATTAATAAAATTGGATCAGAAATGGCTTTTGAAGTTTTATCAAAAACTAACAATCTTAATTCTTGATGTGCTTCTGATTTACTCATTGTTTTTTCAATATGACTAGTACATTTAACAGTTTGTAATGAATTATCTTTGGCAATTGAATATGTCTTAATTTCACTTTCCGTTCCCGGCGCTAAGTGATGGGCATAAATAATTGTTTTTTTATAATAATCATATGTTGACAAACTTGCCAAATAATATTTCAAAATACTACGTTTGCCTTGCAAATTAAAAGTAACATTTTCCGTAATACTACTATTAACAATATTTAAGTGATAAGTATTAACTTGGGATTTTTCTAATAAATTATAAAAAAGATTGGCCGTTTGTTCACATTCACGATTTTTATAAATATTAATAATACTAATTTGACTATTTGCAGGAATATTATAGTTAATTGTTACTTCTGATGTTAAATTTAAAAAAAACAAAAAAGTTTTATTAACAAGATTAGGAACAAAATTAATATCAATAACTTCCCCGGGTTGGTTATTCTCAAGGGCTAATTCCGTTGTTGTTGCATCAACATTAAATTTATCACTAACAAGTTCTTGTTTATTGACTAAAACACGCATTTTTATTTTCCTTTTTGCACAGCACAACCAATTCCTGCTAAAGGTTTGACCCCACTTTTTTTATTTTCCGCAGTTAAATTTAACTCTTGTAATAATCATTCGTAACCTTCTTCGTTAATTTTTTTAACTAAACTATAATCGCCACTTTTCACAATTTTCCCTTTCACAATAACATGCGCCTGTGTCGGTTTCACTAAATTAAAAAAACGATCATAATGTGAAACAACAATTGCCGCAAAATTTTTATTTCGCATTTTTTTTAATTCGCTACTAACAACATTTAAAGCATCAACATCTAAGCCCGAATCAATTTCATCAATTAAAGCTAATGATGGCTTTAATAAATTTAATTGTAAAATTTCATTTTTTTTCTTTTCGCCCCCAGAAAAACCAGTATTTAAATAGCGGTGAATCATATTATCATCAATTTTTAAATTCTTAATATTATGATTAATATCCTGATATAACTCGGGTAATTTAATTGGCAACTCACGATGTGCATTAATAATTGCTTTTAAAAAATCTAAATTTAAAACTCCCGAAATTTCAACTGGTGATTGCATTGCGAAAAAAATCCCCATTTTGCTTCGTTCATCTACTGTTTTTTCTAAAATGCTTTCGTCATCAATTAAAATATCCCCGCTTTCAACGGTATAACTAGGATGTCCCATAATTGTTGACAATAAAGTTGATTTTCCATTTCCATTAGGCCCCATTAAAGCATGAATTTCATTAATATTAACAGTTAAATTTAAACCATTTAAAATAACCTCATTATCCGCCGAAACAAATAGATCTTTTATTTCAATTTTTTTCACTTTAATCCCTCCTTTGGAATATTTTTATGCCAATCCAGAAGTGAAATTATCTTTATTTTTTTAATAAAGTCTACTTTTATTGTACAATAAAAGTAGACTTTATTAAATTTTTTTAATAGAATGTATTTAGTATTTTTTATCAAAAAGTACAAAAATAAAAAAAGTCAAAAGGAAGGATGAACTAAAATGAGAAAACTTTTATCATTACTGAGTAGCATGATAATAGTGTCCACAGCCGTAGTCACAACAAGTTGTAGTACTAAAGAGAAAAATAATCAGCACAAAAATGAAAATGGGGATAGTATTTGAGCATGAATTCCAGGAATTTTTGGGGGAAAAGAAATTACTTCACCTGATATTTGAAGTGTTCTAGAAAATCCATTTGTAAATGCAAGAAATGGAAAATGAACAAATGACCCAACCCAATGAGATGGACCTACTAGAATTAAAATGTCAGTAGAATTATCATTAATTTTAAGTGTTGCAATTTTGGCCAACCCTAGCAAGTTCTTTTTAGATAATAAAGAAAAAAATATTGATAGCGCAGATTATAAAGACTTAGTAAACATTTTAAAAAAACAATGAGAATTATTGGTTACAAGTACAAATAAAGCTGTTGAGAAAAAGAAACAAAGTTTTAAAGATAGCGACAAAAAAAAATGAGAAAAAAAATATCATGATTTCTTAGATTCAAACTATAAAGATATTAGCGGTAGTAATGGTAACAAAAAATATGAAATTAAAGAACAAAATTATAAGGCAGCTATTATGACAACAGGAGTTGATGGTGGTATTAGTGCAACGCAAATGTTAACTAGCACTTTGTTAAATAATAATATGCGTGTATATAAACAAAATACTACTAACAGTTCAGTTAAATTCTTAAAAGATTTTGCTACTTTCCTTAAAGATAAAAAATCACCAAAAGAATGAAATAGTAATAATCAAAATTTACGAATTCAATTAGCCTTAGCCTTTACTTGAGATAAAAGTAAAAATTCTTTTGGTGAAGATTTTAGTAAATTAACAATTAATGAGATTGATAGTCGTCTTGACAAAATTGCAAATAATTTAAAAACATATAATTATAACCATTTAGAATATATGAATGATAATCATCCACCAGTTTCAACACCTGTTTTTGAAAATTCAACAGCAACATCTATTGGAACACCAATATTAAGTGAAACATATGATGTTGGACAACTTTCATTATTTCAAAAATATATGACTAAAAAATGATTTCAAAATGAAAAACCATTAGCAATTTCAAAAATAACTTATGGTTTTAAATCAGGTGCAACACCAACTGATACTGGCTTTACAACAGATAGTTTTGATGAAGCAACAAAAAAACAAATTAATAATGATCTAAAAAATTTAACATCAGCTAAAAACTGAGAGGACTTTATTACTAACAGTGAAGGAACTGTTACCCCATCAAGTGACTTATTAACATTAAGTACACAAGCTGATGCTGTTAAATCAAATATTTTAAAATCAAGTGTTTATGAAAGTATTAATGCAAAGGGAGAAGCTGCACCTGCCGATATAGATACTGTAATAACTAAAATCAGTCGTAAAAATCAAGGTGACGCAATTAGTGCTAACTGAACAATTGGAAGTGGCAGCGGTGATATGGTTGTTAGTTTCTTTGATACAAATGGTTTAAATTTAGTTCATATTGATGGTCGTGAATATTTACAAGATGCAACTGCATCATCATATAAAGACTATAATATTGATTGACAATTCAAAAGTTTAAATTACTCAAGTAATACTTATAGTGCAATGGAGGATAAATCAGAAATTATGACAACTGATAAAGCAAAACAAATGATGAATACTCAATTTAGTAATGCTCAATACTTATGATATCTAGTAAACCGTAGCTTAGTTAATAATAGTAGCAATAGTAAACTTAAATTTAAAGTTTTAGATGAAGTTAAAAAATATGCTACTTTAAGTTCAAATTCTGGTTCAGCGGATGATAAAACATGATGATGAATTTTTGACTTTTTTAATAACTTTAATAATAAAATTTTAACAAATAATACAACTCCACAAGAGTGATTAAAAAAATTTATTACTTTTAATAATGATGGCGAAGGCCAAAATAATGCCGATTGATTTATTTCAATTATTAATGCGATGTCATCTAATTTATCTGGCGGAACTGTTCAACGTTTATACAGTAGTTTTGAAGCAGAAAATAAAAAAATTGAAGGTTATAAAATTGGTGGACCAGCGGCTAAAATTAAAACAAAAGATATTGTTCATAAAATTAGCAACGTAAAAATATGAAATGAAGAAATCAATGCCAATTACGCCGGGGCAAACAACAACGCAGCAGAAACAGCAGTGCTTTTAACACAATCAAGTGCTCCAGCAATGATACGTCCAACGACAAATCCAGCAATTTACTATAAAGGAGGTAGGCGATAATGAAAAAATTACTAAGCCTTTTAGGGGCAATAGCCTTTACTTCGTCTGCTAGTACATCAACCCTTGTTGCTTGTGCAAAAAAATCTTTTGAAAGATTTACTGAACCTGAGATTGCTGACCAAGTTAAACGTTGAATTATTGCCCAAATTAATGCAGAAGATGCATCAGATGTTGTTAAATATTCTTTCAATGATATTTTTACTAAAGCAGCATTAAAACAAATGGCAATAAGATTATTAGATACTAATATTTCAAAATATTTCTACGCTTCCGAAGAAGTAAAAAGAGC from Spiroplasma endosymbiont of Polydrusus cervinus harbors:
- the sufU gene encoding Fe-S cluster assembly sulfur transfer protein SufU, translating into MEFNKNDPMFLRQIIMDHYSEPQHKGLTKKPAVYSIHQASESCIDDIYLELMIEKDKIISARFDGVGCAISTASTDIMAEELEGKTIMGSLAIIDNYLAMIFEQSYDEKKLDDLIAFINISKQPNRIKCATIGVAGFQTLLLIV
- a CDS encoding transposase family protein is translated as MARKGQKFNKYTAYFRKMIVHEVKNNSISFIAKKYQINKKTVASWYENFKKGILNTNKGPKESFEKRDLNYYKVRYELLKKLHDFYN
- a CDS encoding DDE-type integrase/transposase/recombinase, translating into MKENNIQAEYVKRMRRKILIKQNRNKNIIKYPDLVNRNFNDIKERFSILFTDVTYLIWNGKKHYQSTILDGWYTKEIIDVKWSKFNNNKLVLDNLNDAINKIKKIKKDLNKIIIHSDHGYQYTSKDYNSKCLDNKIIISMGKNYHCADNIIIESFHSLLKKGTINNKNYKSHNEYINDVKKWNKWYSNQKEKYIINESL
- a CDS encoding aminotransferase class V-fold PLP-dependent enzyme; translation: MIDYKKIKKQFPFFKNNAEQIYLDSAATSLKPQVVIDAIGEYYANYGTNPHNIDSILGYKTNVQYDIVRKKIKQFINAKKVTEVIFTPGATYGLNQIAYGLSSKIMKDDEILITKQEHGANILPWYRLAQEKKAVVKFLPETNFRINLEQLATMITAKTKIVAFANVPNILGYENDSTAIIAMIRKINPAVIVVVDCAQGVMHMPTDVQKWDADFITFSAHKIFGPTGIGILWGKEELLLELKPLIVGGGMNARIDSDGLNYSVKKLPERLEAGTANIADIFGFGAAIDFINAVTLQEIITYTHQLKQYAIKQFNEKLKDKAIIYNADAKAATLVFNIKNVFCQDVAMHLGSRNNITVRSGDHCARLIGEVIPEKNTVRVSFSIYNSYEDIDLLVSDLIDEQDFLGRLV
- the sufC gene encoding Fe-S cluster assembly ATPase SufC; the encoded protein is MKKIEIKDLFVSADNEVILNGLNLTVNINEIHALMGPNGNGKSTLLSTIMGHPSYTVESGDILIDDESILEKTVDERSKMGIFFAMQSPVEISGVLNLDFLKAIINAHRELPIKLPELYQDINHNIKNLKIDDNMIHRYLNTGFSGGEKKKNEILQLNLLKPSLALIDEIDSGLDVDALNVVSSELKKMRNKNFAAIVVSHYDRFFNLVKPTQAHVIVKGKIVKSGDYSLVKKINEEGYEWLLQELNLTAENKKSGVKPLAGIGCAVQKGK
- a CDS encoding SufD family Fe-S cluster assembly protein — encoded protein: MRVLVNKQELVSDKFNVDATTTELALENNQPGEVIDINFVPNLVNKTFLFFLNLTSEVTINYNIPANSQISIINIYKNRECEQTANLFYNLLEKSQVNTYHLNIVNSSITENVTFNLQGKRSILKYYLASLSTYDYYKKTIIYAHHLAPGTESEIKTYSIAKDNSLQTVKCTSHIEKTMSKSEAHQELRLLVFDKTSKAISDPILLIDENDIKASHANAVGMLDPEQFFYLQTRGLTITQARKLICMGYFKNVIDAIENEELQKNIINEIDKEIGE